ATTCTACTCTAACATTTATATCATCGTTAagcctaaaaataaaattacataaaaggatAAATACATATAAAATGAGATGAGGGCAAATGGGTGACGAGCTTGTATTAAGCTGGTGACATGAGTCATAGATAAAGGGTGGTATAGTTATAATCAGGAAGAAGTTGGAGAATAGAGAATGGTTGACTTGTTTAGCCTTTTTAAAGTCCACATAGAGTATGAGTTTCCCACACGGTCTGTGAGCTTCATTTATAAATTCCACGTGGATTTGAAGAGCATATTAAGTAAGGTTATGTGAGGGTtaattttggataattttcttACATCCTAATTTGGAAGTGAATCATGGtacatattttttcttttaaattatcatttgccttttattttatttataaaaatgaaatgatataagattaattttatatatatttaattacattatttttttgctactatataatataattacattattaaaccaCCACTTATCTTATCTTCAATCCAAACACAACaagtaattttataaataattattttatacaCTTCACTTACTTCACCTTACATTACCTTACTTGAATTTTGTATTTTATACATGAAAAGTAATTTGTTACAAAAATAGAGAATTTTAACTTTTTggaagaataatttttttcaaCAACAAACCGTACTAGTAAACTGCAAGCTGGTAAACCAAACCAacggcaaattattagaagcattcGGTTTTCCATGTCAAAAGGAGGACATTCCATACATATTTGGACACGTATAATATGGATCCACGCATATTATAAGAGGtctcactattttaattattacgtgtgGTCATAATACACGTGTTCAAATGTGAATTAGAggtcctccgagtgacatgaaagacccggtgcttaatataaaaactcCAAACAAACACTTACAATGCCAAATGAAAAAAAGCAAACtgacaattttctctttcttgtttaaaatattaaaaccgGATAAGGTTcctattattttgtaaaaaagTTGAAATTCATATAAGTTTGTCTATATTCCCTTATTCACATTACATATATTTTCTATAGCCTGATGAATCGCCTGAGCCGCAATATTAAGATCAACAGCATTTTGAATATCTTCAGAAGGTACAACAATGGCTTCCATGTCAAAATAATATTCATTTGACACACTTGCATTCAACACCATCAAACCCATCCCTTCAATTACCTCTACTATTCCACCCAAATAATTACTATCTTCTCCTTTCTCGCATTTCACCCTTACCACCATTCCTTTCCCACTTTTCTCTACCTCAACTTCCTTCTGTTAAATTAACACCACAAATATCACATATAGTCCATCAACTAAatacttcaaaatgaaaaaaaaaaacaaatagatAACCTTTGGGAAGTGTTTTGATTTGATTGCATCAGAGTTTGATAAGTCTTTTTTGAGTGTGTCCAAACGGAGTTTGAGGTTGTAAATATAGAGAACAGTATCTGCAATTATGCAACTCTTTTTTACCTGTAGAATAGAAGGAAGAAAGAGAATGAATGAGCAGATGAGATGGTAATAAATGAAGTAGCTGATGATAATTACAGATTTGGAGCAGGTGAGAGTTTTTAATATCTGAAGCTTTCTGCGGAGTGCTACTCTTCTTTGCAGCCGAGAcaccatctctctctctctctctctatctcaaTAATGGTTATGGTTGTGTGGATATCAGATCATTTTGACAGACCAACTCCACGTTTTTATAGCATGGGAATGGGCGATACAATTTACACTCATTCAAATATATTACTATAAATCAAAACGGATAAGGTGgggaaaaaaaaagttaacaattttaccctttatcTATCTATTTCAATTTGGCAGGTAATAGTATTTTTAGAATTGAATATTAATATACTTTTAAATTTgttaaaatatttagaaaattaatttttaatattatggttAAAATTCCTCTTAACTTCTAATAGTAGGggtaaataatgtttttttttgttacgtAACGTACATGTAGTTGTCACGTGCTTATCATGTTATGTGAAAGTAAATTCTTTTATATGATTATTATGTCATAATTgtgttatataatataaaaatggaataaactGTGAAGTTCGGGatcaattttagaaaaataatttaactcatattattttaattgtGTAAACAGGGTGGTATTAAGTgacttttatatataaaattaaagaaaaagtataaaaataaaatttttggtTTGGCCAATTTGTAAAATTAGTTgttgtagtttaaaagtttacaaataggaATTATGTGCTTTGTAAAATTTGGGGTTAAAGGATATGTGAGTCAAATTTTCACTAAAAGTAATACATGTGGTTTAGTTAATTAGCAAAGTCAGACCTTGTACTTTGCTTAATTTACAAATTCAGTCTTTTTAATTATTCTAAATCACTCTCTTTTAGAGTAAATAGTGAcgacaataattttttaatgaatGACTTACTTTATAAAACGAAAAAAATACAAACcccttagagcatctccaatgcaAAGTGCTTGGAAGGGTGTTTAATGAGGTGGAGAGTGCTTGAAAGAACGACTTGCATTGGAGTAATAAACACTGCTTAAATGATGATAAAGTTGCCAATTTTTGACACCATTTTAGGAGAAATTCTATTATGGTCCCGGTTCATTGGACCTTGCTAATAGAAACGTGACAATTGTGCACTTTCTTTCTTTACACCAATCATCTCCCAATGAGGTAACATGATTTTCTTTTTTAGTGGTTGGAGCAATTGCACCCGGTCCACCGtagaagttctccccttttagtactcttacttttttttaatataaaaaatgatttagtTGCCTACTATTAGTGGAATTTTATGATAGtatttatcattaaaataaattatatacttCATCAGTTTCATATTCCATGTCTTTTTAGACAGTTGCatagaaattaaaaatattaggaAAAAGACTTTATTACcccttatttattaattttactatttatttattttataataagttcattattttaattaatctcTATAACCCACATTTTATAGCACATAAATGGTGACTTAATATGTATTGATATGAGACAAAAACAAATCTTTAGAAAGACATATAATATGAAATGGAATGAATataaaatttcaattaaaatgtggataaaagaaaagaaaagaaaatattttgAGATGAAATGTCAATTAAAAATGCTCCTATTGGGGCTTTtgttatttgtaaacttttatatgatgatgatgatttatTTGTAAATGGCAAAatcaagatttatttttatatcttCCCTAAAGGTAATTATTCcctagttaaaaaaaaaatgacagtAGCAATGAAGTGGGTGTATTGGGATCTTGAGAAAGCTATGTACCATTCTCTTGTTTTACATGTAATTGGGAAACTCAAACTCAAACAGAAACAGGTTAAGTAAAAAAGAAGGCCTATTACCTACTTAGCTGTTTTCTTCTTTGTTTGTTTTCATGAAATGACAGTACGTTCACACTTCTAATTTAATCCATTTGTCATTTCATTTCAAAATCTCAAATATTTGCTACTAATAACAAATAGACAAATCCATAGAAAACGagacaaaattattattagcttttcgtgaaaaggtAAATTAAACTACACCATTTAATTAACCACAACAATATGATCGATGCGATGAAACAAGTGGATTATGTGGCATTTGTTGTCGTATTTGTTGGATGCTTACAATATTGATGCTTACAGTCACCATCACTGTGATTTTGAGTTAAGTACTCAATTCATTATAGGAAAATATAAATATCTTGACACTTTTCTTTAAAAatcctaatttataaaatttgcattcaattataaattagtcacaatttttaaaattctaattttttttagtatatatcTAGTACATCATATCACATATCATCATCTGTATACGAaaccaataattttttttttttaatcaaagaatAACTTTATCAAAAATTGTCTGAAGAAAGAATAATCGAAAGAAACAAAGGAGGCCAAGCCCAACCTCCACGAACAAACTTTGCAACTACAATCCTTGctgtataatacatattttaatttgaaaacTTGTATGTAGAATAATTTGAAACCGTTCTACTCTCTCTCAAAAGTTTCTCAAACCGCTTCTCATTCTCTTCAATTTTCATCAATTCTTCATCAATTTAATCAATTGATCTTTCTGTTGATTGGATTTTCTTCTCTTTCGAGCTACAGTTTTCTATTTGAGGAGAAAAAAAGAAGACTGCCTTCCTTTTTCCTCCTTGCACCGTTGtgccttttatttttcttcttctttgttcaataaattattttagttgGATTGCATATATTTTACCGGATCTCTTAATCCGTTTGAAttgcatcttttgtttattatCTTTTCATTTGTAACATTTTCTGTTTTAGCAAGAACAGAAATGACGGATCTTATACTTAGATCACTGcttctacgtggttgcaaaagaaatgacttAGATCCGAAGATTCAAAAGAGTCTAAATGCTGAAGATAGGAATACATGTGTTTTCTCTTCAAATTTGgagtttcaaaaaatatatgttcCATCTattgtttgttttacttgtatcTTAATGGTTTATTTTGCTATTTGTAGTTCTTTTATTACCTTTATGGATTCTATACTAGGTATAGCTTTTAATTATGTAACATTGTATTCCTTacttttcttgttgtacttATTGTTTTCTTATctctaaaatgaaatatgaattttcataaaaaaatacatattttaattaaatttatataataattttatagatttaataaataaataatacaaaTCCGATTGATCCTCAACTAATCATCAATTAATCCTAAAATGCACAGTATGCTCGACTAGAGCCTAGCGGTCTGACAACCTTGCAAGTGTCTGACTTTAGCATTGGAGTATACACATTCGATCATCGACGTCCCTTCTGTTTTGTAAATAGATTCAGATTCTCAAGACAAAACGTTCAATCTAGCCGATAGAGAAATCTACACATGTAtcttttagttaattatttatataaaattttagacccTAAACTATAAATTCTAGactttgaaaaaaataaatcaaatatcctaaattataaatttcagACCTTAATATCAAATTATAAAGGAATAAAGTGCAAATTTTCTCCTATCGTTTTCTGAAAAGTATAGGTTCTCCCCTAACGTAagaaatgatgcaattttacacctaacATTTCAAAGCAAATCAATTTTATCCCTACCCGACATAAAATTTGAACGAATTAATTTAACAGCTGTTTGACTGCTACATCGGATTTTCTAaacaagtttatcgataaactgaagtaaattattttttttttactttttagcAAGTTGTTTTTATAACTGTTTCAataatattttagacatttattataatttatttgtatatGGAAAATTTAAGTAttgacactttttttttttttgtaggcaaagaaagaagaaaaacaaaaaccagAAGAATTAACCTGGGATTagcctgggaaagctaacccccacttGATCAGCAGAGAGTAAAGAATAAAGGAAGTCCGGAGGCGACCAGAAGGTAGAGACCCCAAGCATCCTCTCCtggccctcagcagcaaggcggTCAGCAACCCTGTTCTGTTCTCTGAACACATGCCCAAAACTGATGGAATCAAAGGAAGCACAAAGCCTTTTGATCCCTTTAAGTAAATTTTGGCTGCCTAAACATGAGGACTTATTATCAGAGATAATCTTCACAGCTTCAAGGTTGTCGGATTCCACAATCAACTTTTTTAACCCCAGGTTCTTAGCGAGCCTAAGCCTAGAGAATATTCCCCAGAGCTCAGCAGTGAAGGAAGAACCCACTCCTATGTTATGagcaaagccagacacccaagcACCTCCAGCGTCTCTCAAGACTCCACCAGCCGCGATCCTTCCATCCGAATgacaggagccatcagtattcaattTCACAAACCCTTCCCCGGGTTTGCTCCAACCCAATAACTGAACCACCTTCTTCTGGCAAGTATAAGGTAAACCCTCCTCCTTAAAGCTCTCAATAAtagagttaattttttttagaaaaaaaggcAAGTAAATTAGGAAAAATAACTGCTCATTCTCCAAAGATATCTGCATTCCTCCACTGCCACAGCTGGTGACAAACAACAGCAAAGAGAATAGCACCATGTTCAAGCTCAGGTAATAACAAGCCTTTAACCCCATCAATAAACCAATCCTTGCTAGGATAGGCCAAGAATTTAGGAAGCAAATAGCTTGGAAGGACTTCCCTCTAAACCTTGTTGCTCTTCTCACAGTCCCTAAGAGTATGGCAAAGAGTTTCAGCCTGACCTTTGCATCTACTACAAGTATCAGCCTCCACTAAATGGCGTCTTTTCCTTTCCACATTTGTGAGCATCCTGTCCTTAGCCCCAAGCCAcaagaaactcctaatgcgataGGGAGCCTTCAGGGCCCAGATGCTCTTCCAATCCGCTGAAGGAGGATAATCCGAGTTAATATAGAATGCTTCAAAAGCAGATTTACAAGAAAAGGCCCCGTTATTCGTAAGGACCCAACAATGCCTATCCCTATCACCCTCCTCACTGCTCACTTTAACTCCTCGGATCTTTAGGAGCGACTCAAGATTAAGGTAAGCCTCAAAGTTGGACCAAATCCaatctccctccgagtccaccacatcggaaATACTCCAGCGGCGGATCTCCAGAGGCGGAGGAGACACACACTCCTCTAATAAAGACTTCCCCCCAGCCAGGTGTCGTTCCAAAAactaatacagtaaaacctctatataggaatactctatataggaataacctctattttgttataaaaaaaactcggtcccaacttgggccagttataaataggaataacctccaaaacgttatttgttatatagTCCCACCTTTAAAAACTAtgcctctatatagtaataattatatatatatatatatatatatataaattcaaactaaattataaaatattaaaaaaactattgaaattatctatgagttggaaacaCATCTATaacttataaatatttagtattcgCATTGATGTTTACATTTTTCCAATAAAATTTTTCCAATgatctatatattgaaaatctaaactctaaattaaaattctaaatatttaatttgttccattaatgtctattgttataCATCATATATAAACCATGCATGCCTATGACAATCTTAACCAATTTGAAGTGGTATTATTTCATATTCCTTAACCATGCCtccaatttaaaaatttatatgttgaatttttttattataccaaactctatttagtaataacttcccaattgttatacaaatagctcGGTCctaagtgtattcctatatagaggttttactgtagaaCTGTCATTACCCACCGACCAACCAATCCCAGAGTATTGACACTTTTACTTTTTCATGTTGTTTTTAActgtattaataataaaatactagacataattaatgtttaaaatatttattgtgataattaaataacagtaaaccagttttatttttttataaaatacgGTTAAAATTgagtttatttataaatattattagtaAAGTTGCAATATTTCATATATTAGTGGTAAGCTTTACACTTAATAAAATTCAATAGAGTTAAATTTACAATTTACCCAATTATAAATCTTGTGAAAAAACGTATAGTAAAATTTATCTTTATTGGGAGCTTAACCTAAAAATATGCACACAATTTCTTGAGAAAAAGGCATATAATAGTTCGAAAAgatgtattatatttataaaaagaaaaagtagattatattattattatatgtagATGAGTATGTCAAAagagggagagagagaagaggaaTAAAAGGGAAAATTGCAGTGTTCACGGGGCTCTCGTTTGGTTTCAGTTTGTCTCCCAGCCGTAGGTCACATGTTCTGACATTATATACATACATTGCTGGAAAACAAAAACCATAacaatacaaaataaaatatgtaatTTTTCTACTTAGGGATTCCTGAAGCATGTAATATGCTATCCTTTCACAAACAGGCTTTCCATTTCAGACAAATCCATCTGCTCTGGTTTTTTAATATGTCTGTCTTGTCTTTTGCCCTTCAAATTGTTTTGCATTCTTGAACCTTTCTCTTTGTAAGATGCAAACCTTTCTCTTTTCGTGACCCTTTGTCCTCCTCTCCTACCTAAGTCTTTGCATCTTCACACACACAATATGTTATATCTCTCTATATCTACTTCTAattagcataaaaaaaaaactctaattaTTTTCCTTATAAATATGATTATAGGGGAAATTGAGGATAATGTATTATTTAGAGTTTAGACTATTTGTTAAAGCATGAAATAATTTACTCATTTCAAGTGAAAATAAGTTGATAACATGCCGTATCACTATTCAAACTAGTTCAAGAAAATCTTAATGATGATGCATGTAGAAGGTTCGAATATAGGCTGACAAACGACCATCATGAGGTTTTgaatttgaatatcaaacatATGATTGAAAGCCAATACGAGACCATTCCAAATCTCGAATGACCGAGAGTGTGAGATTCGGACAAAAGTCAGTGTTACTGGCTAGAGGGCATGAGCTCACATGGTATATATTAATAGAATGCTAGTGTGGACGCAATAAGGAGAACACAATAGATGTGGAGGGTTTTTATTGAGACAGAACGACCTCCAATAGGAAGGCGACCCCATAAAATCCTAATAAGAACTTCAACAACCTAGAAATAGAGAATTTAAGGGAATCTTTCAGGTATACTTAAAACCATGGCctatattagttttttttatgattttgagaGTGAtactaacttaagcatcaaAGTACTTACATCAGCCGATCGGAACCTCTACAAGAATTTACTCTGACAAGAATGTGCATTTGGGATCTTAGATATCAAAGAAAACATGCAATTTtcatttggtgcggtgagcgcaGAGTCGAGATTTCCTCATAAGTTCATTGACTCTAGAGACGATAATCGTTGGTCATGGTTCTACATAATCCATCCATCAACCCCTTTAACAAGGCATATATGTTGCAACAATGAAACACCCAAGTGTTTTCCCTGAGAAATTGATAATGCCAAAGTCGAAACTCCTTAGATAGAGGAAAAACAACAGAGTTCATTCGATGATGACACCTAGGAGTGGCGATCGTTTCAAAGTTCACTGAAAATGAGGTGGAAAACTTATGCGTAGAACATAAATCTGCCACTAAAGATGGTCAAAAGCTCAAAATGTGGCCAAAACCTATGGGATCAAAAATCAAATTGATAGTAGAGGGATTAAGTCTTGAACCTTCACAAAAAATAGGCTCGTTATTCAGACTCCGATTCTCCCTTAAACATGAGGTATGGCCCCTTAAATCACATTTTCTTTTCAAGTAATTTCTTACCTTATTTTCACGCAGACACTTTACTGTGCATAGATTTAATAGAGGGATATCAAGTTAAATATGCCTTTATTAATATTGAAAACTCTGTTAATGTGATTACATGTAATATTGGAATTCAAGTTTAGGGATGAGGGTATGATGTGGAGAGGCAACTATGAATTTACCACAATGGACAAATCATTGGCATACAATGTCATTATGGGCGGTCATTTTGATTCGAGTCAGAAGAAACTATATCAATAAGATATTCAGGCTTGCAAATTTCGACAAACAATGGGCCAACCATATAATAGGAAAccaaaaaatggaaaaagaaaCATATCTTGCCTCGTTGCAAACCTCGGTAAATGAAGAGTTTGAGGATTACTTTTGATCCAAACTCGTGGTAGAGGATGAATACTTAACCTTGGCCCTAGGCAAAAAGCTACGAATTGCAAGGGATTTGCAACCAGACATAAAGGAGGATCTTAAGAAGATACTGATTGGGGAATATAAGATATTTGCATGGCACATATAAGAAATAAGGAGAATAAGCCCATATGTAATAACTCATAAGCTAAATGTTGACCTATATGGCACGAAAGTATCATAGTAGAAAAGAAACCATGCACTAACActatgtcatttttcctttcacatgacacaagatacatgacagacatttgttttcgtgtcgtctgaatatttttcgtgacagtattttagctgtatgtcatctgaaagcgaaataaaaaatgcgctcgattctcagatgacattacgattacataatcctgtcatccaaaaaAAACacgcgttttcgttaaatttcacttactcaaTAGATGACACttataataaatgaatgtcattgtttgccgaaaacaaaaaagcggcaaatgaaatttcacatACGCGGTCAATccccaaattttaggcgctcttgtttgactgaaattttcagctgatatataaaccctctctctaatcccaaaccccattttaggttacgcaagagcttcatccctctcatccctctctatcgtCATGGCTGATtggaacatgcaatcactgggtgagctataaacacggtactggtaagtatctattgattgtcattgttccttactctctcttttcctcatccgatttacttttgtgtatgtcgatttcagcagctggaataaggatctattgattttcagagctatgatttaaagggttagatctctcgcttagatactgattttattgtattcattgttagattcaccgatgaaattcttgggtcattatcttttttaacctagggcaatacattgccagttgctgaagatgttctgatttctttttatttgaacataatatttgcagggatagtaagaattctacatgcgaaggctgactgaagagattgtcaatcggttcatgcctttagcatatgggaagatttctttaacttactgaatatatattaatgttaagttggtttgaactgattggtcatgcctttaga
The sequence above is drawn from the Euphorbia lathyris chromosome 6, ddEupLath1.1, whole genome shotgun sequence genome and encodes:
- the LOC136234131 gene encoding uncharacterized protein, with translation MVSRLQRRVALRRKLQILKTLTCSKSVKKSCIIADTVLYIYNLKLRLDTLKKDLSNSDAIKSKHFPKKEVEVEKSGKGMVVRVKCEKGEDSNYLGGIVEVIEGMGLMVLNASVSNEYYFDMEAIVVPSEDIQNAVDLNIAAQAIHQAIENICNVNKGI